TCACCCATTCCAGCGGGATTGGCGCTGCTCAAATCGCCGACGCCCTGCGTCTTCTTCGACGAGCATCCGGCGAGCGCCAGCACCACGCCGAGACTTATCAATGCGATCGCTCCAGCCAAATTTGAGCTACTACTCACCCAGCCACCACGACCACGATGGACACGTGTCATTGCCTATACCCTCCGTCAGAGCAGAAATAATCTTCCGGTTACTGACCATCATAATATAAATTCGCGAATGACTGCCGCGGGTCGAGTTGAACGCTAGATAGCGGCCGTCAGGCGACCAGCTCGGATACTCGTTCGAGCCGTTGCCATCAGAAAGTTGCGTCGGAGCGCCGCCGCCGAGCGCGATCGTCCAGATATCGAAACGGCCGTTGGCGCGGCCTTGATAAGCGATCCGGTCGCCCTTCGGCGCGAAGTTGGGCGTGGTGTTGTAGTCGCCCTTGAAGGTGATTCGGCGGGGCGAGCCGCCCGCGGTGGGTATCACCCAGACTTGGGGGGAGCCGGATCGATCGGAAGTAAACGCGAGCATCGATCCGTCCGGCGAAAAGGCCGGACTCACGTTGATGCCGGTGGTGTCGGTGAGCTGTCGAACCTGCTCGCCTTCGCGCGTCAGCAAATAGAGGTTGGTGGCGCCTTCGCGCTCGATCGACGCGGCCACTTTGGTCCCGTCCTCAGAAATCGTTCCGCCGATCACGCGGCCGTGCGGGCTGTCGAGTTTGATTTCGCGCTGTGCTTTCAAGTCCGCGAGATAAAGCGCCGGCTGCATGCTCTTGTATGAAAGATACAGCACGTAATTGGTGGTGCGATCGAAGCTTGGGAACAGATTGATCGTCGGATTGTCGGTGAGCTTGAACAAATCCTCGCCGTCGATCGATTGCGTATAAATTTCCTTGAAGCGTCCGCCGCGCGTCGAGACGAATGCCAGCTTGCTGTCGAACGGGCCCTTCTGGCCGGTGGACGATTCCATCACCGCGTCGGCGAAGCGCCGTGCCATCCGGCGCACGTCGCTCGGCGTGCCGCTGTAATTTTTGCCCATCATGCGCCGCTGCTGCGCGACGTCGTACAGGTAAGCGGTCAGCTTGATCGTGGTTCCTTCCTGCGCGATCGATCCCTTGACCAGGAAGTCCGAATTGATCGAGCGCCAGTCGGCGAAATTGAACTGCCCGAGTTCGAAGCCCGACGTTTGCGGGTCCTCGATATACGCGTGCGGATCGATAATCCGAAAATATCCGGAGAGCTCGAGGTTGCGGCTGAGCGTCCGCACGAAATCCGCCGACGTGCGATGGTCGTCGTCGCCGCTTAGATTTTTCAGGCCCGAGACCGAAATCGTCGAGAGCTGCGAGCCGGGCCCGCGAATCGTCATCTGCAGCGGTCCCGAGTCGGACGGCAGCGGCTGAGCGCTGGCGAGACGCGCAGTCGCGGTAAAAACGATTGCGAACAGGATCGCGCCTGGGAGCTGAAATCGTTTCATGTTCCTATTTCACTACAGAGCCGGCGATCATCATAACTGCCACCACCACTTCCCCGCGCACCGCCTATGATTTTAGCTCGCCGAGCTGGAACAGCGCCTCGATCCCCGCGCCGAAACGATCGCGAAACTTGTCGGGCGGCGGCGGGAACGGCGCGGCGCGGCGGATCGCGCGAATCACCGAATCGTCGAAGGCGGAATCTTTGGAACTCTTGCCGATCTTGACCGCCGTCAGCGCGCCGTCGGGACCGATCGAGAAATCGACGGTCGCGGTCAATTCATTGCTGCCGCCGTAAAAGTTCCACGCCTTCTTAATCTGATCCTGCACCGTTTGATAGTAGAGCAGAAAATCGAGGTCCTGTTGAATCCCCGCGCTGCCGGTCCCCGGTCCGATTCCCATTCCGCGCCCCGCGCTCGCGACTTTGCCCGCGACCGGCCCGCCGCCTTTCGGCCCCGGCGGCGCTTCCTCGCCGGTATCCTCGTCGTCGCGGTCGTCATCCTCCGCGGCGCGCTTCTTCTCGTTCTTCAGATGCTCTTCCAGTAATTTTCGCTTCACCGTCGCGAGCCGATCCTCGACGCTCGGCGTCGATTCGGCCTTCGCGATTACGATCGACGGCGCCGATTTGGGTGCGCGCTTGGCCGGCTGCGGCGACGACTTAAGTGACGATTTCGGCGACCCTTTCGCGTGTGGCGTATGCGTCTCCTTCGGCGTCGGCTTGGCGCGCTCAGTGGGCACCGGAGTGGGCTGTACAGTCGGCTCAGGCGTGGGCTCGGGAGTCGGCGTGGGCGTGAGCGTCGCTTCGATCTTGGTATTCAGCGCGATCGCATTCTTGTCGTCGTCGGGCGCCAACTCCGGCGGCTTCGGCTCCTCGATCTTGACCTTCGGCTCCTCCGGTTTGGGCTCGGCCTTCGCTTCCTTTCGATTGCGATTGATTCGCGGCAGATGAGTGCCGAGGTCGCCGGCCGGGATGTCATCGACGATTTTCACCGTGTAGGCCGGCGGCGCGGCTTCGGGCGCCTTCATGTACATCGGCGCGACGAAGACCACCAGCGCGATGATCGCGACATGGCCGAGCGCGGAGATCAGGATCGCGGCGAGGTAGCCGGCGCGCGACGGCTGTTCGTCGCCGTTATGGTCCCGCGCTGCCACTCTTGCGCTCGCTCGGCGCCGTGTCGGCGCCCTCGGCCGGCACCTGCGTCACCATCCCGACGTTCTCGATACCCGCCGCCTTGATCGCCGCCATCGTGCGGATCACGTCGCCGTACGGAACCGCGTCGTCGGCGCGGATAAAAACCTGGCGGTCGGGCCGTTCCTGCGAGATAGCCTTAAGCTTGTCGGTGAGTTCCGCCGAGCTGAGCTTCGCGTCGTTCAGATAAATCTCGCCGGGCTTCGTAATCG
The Candidatus Binatus sp. genome window above contains:
- a CDS encoding cell envelope integrity protein TolA; translation: MAARDHNGDEQPSRAGYLAAILISALGHVAIIALVVFVAPMYMKAPEAAPPAYTVKIVDDIPAGDLGTHLPRINRNRKEAKAEPKPEEPKVKIEEPKPPELAPDDDKNAIALNTKIEATLTPTPTPEPTPEPTVQPTPVPTERAKPTPKETHTPHAKGSPKSSLKSSPQPAKRAPKSAPSIVIAKAESTPSVEDRLATVKRKLLEEHLKNEKKRAAEDDDRDDEDTGEEAPPGPKGGGPVAGKVASAGRGMGIGPGTGSAGIQQDLDFLLYYQTVQDQIKKAWNFYGGSNELTATVDFSIGPDGALTAVKIGKSSKDSAFDDSVIRAIRRAAPFPPPPDKFRDRFGAGIEALFQLGELKS
- the tolR gene encoding protein TolR, which encodes MAFEPGQRGQFVSQINVTPLVDVMLVLLVIFMVTAPIIQQGVEVNLPKVRAQALEGKEEQFVVSITKPGEIYLNDAKLSSAELTDKLKAISQERPDRQVFIRADDAVPYGDVIRTMAAIKAAGIENVGMVTQVPAEGADTAPSERKSGSAGP